The genomic window gataaaacttaaaaatctaatttaatttatcttgacttataatagtaattttaatttattaaagtaactttaaaaatcaCTAACTttaatgagattttttttttcgtatttcttcaattcaatttaattttggcAATAGTATATAGACAGGCTGGAAAAAGCtgaaaattcaatattaagtgtaatataataaataatacgatATTGTGAAACTTAACAGCCAGTTGGTCTATTGTTATCTATTAATAGTCCGCCTAATTGTTagaaacacattttaaatatttgttcaaaGTGGCTGTGTTGCAAACACAAGTGTGtttacatacaataaattaattataaaaatatttcattagtTTATTCAtcgtaactaaaaaaaaaacgtaaacTGTATTCCCTACATTTATGCTCTTTCTAGAAGTCTTTTAAGACCTGATGACGTTTAATCTACAACAAGATTATCCAGATAAACATATCAGGCCATGtaatagatgttattgatTTCAGTGCATCACCAGAAGTCAAAAAgtcaaagaagaaaaaatccaagaaaaataaaaaagagaaGTAAGTTGATcgtattacataaatattattaaatagttaCCAAACAatcattgtttttgtatttagaCAGGTGAAACTGCAGTTAACGCAAgagtaagtttatttaaatttaataattcaaataaattaccatttcaataatgtaattgaaaatttcagcgaaaaaaatattttatggcgGCTTATACGTAGGtatggttatttttttaatcaaaatataactttgtagcttaatagttaattctaagagaaaatataaaacagtcAATCAAATCGATTGCAGAAAAGTTGAATTGACATATTAGAGTAAGgatattttatctaaatcGAATATGAGTGAAACCGCGGAGTTTCATAATATACGTGCAAACAATTTTGCGCTGTATTGTTGTATAGTTTGTAGTACTTTAATTCAAAAACCCCGGTCAAACGCGGTCCGGGTCTACCGCTTTATAGAAAATCGCATTGTAGGAGTATTCAAGTATTTTTGAACAATTCAAAAACTAGGAACACGAATTTAATAAAGCGTTATAGGGGTACCGTGTTATAGAGGgattaatgtattttacatatttataaataaaaagattttttacgTAGGATGAGGTTTTAACTGATGCAACTTTTGTTTCAACATGCATTATAGGTAAACTATAACGCTaaggatttaattttatataaataattttcaaacatACATTACTCAGgctttaacaatattttacaataatatccAGTCTGATCTAAAGTTGCATCACATCACATCTGCGGCTCGCGCAGGTCAGGTCACAGTGAaggacaataaaaaaaaacaatttcatcATAAACGCAGTTCTACGCATCGTACGCATtgataataaatcaatataattaaacaaatatgaaTTTCAGGAATGAATCCAGtaagaagaaaaagaaacgCTCCAAATCTTCTGATTCTGAATCGTCCAGTTCCTCCGAAGGCAGCGACTCCGAAAGTTCCGCCGACGATCGtcagaagaaaaagaaaaaggtgAATATTTACAACGGTtccattattttcattttgggACATGGGAATGTTGAAGACAatgtttttaagaatttaCTCATTTACGCCTTAAAATAATGTCTTCAAGTACCTCAGATCATAGACTAAATGTTGCCATAAATAGAATTTTTCTTTGTGACTTGACACCGGGGATCACACACACACTCGAATAGCTTTTCTGAAAGGATTGTTAGAAATAGATTCTGGATAGACTTAGCACTTtgctttcttttcttttttatttaaaaaaaaaccacttCAGCCTGATACGATGTCTTAGCACTTTCCTCCTACGGGCTTAGTCATTTAAGGCCCACGTTTGATTCTTTCATGAATTTTGATTGCATAACATTCCAGAGCTTTAAACTTAATTGCTGTGACTGCCTACTTAAATTCCCGTATCGCGGTTAacccattttttattttatttatttttctgtaaatacAAGAAATGGACAGTAAAAATTATCTGTTTAACTGTGCATCATTTCATAGGATAGCCATCTTTATCTGAAGAAATAACGTATACTGTAAGTATATCACAAAGTAACACACACACAGTTAGGTGAACTAAAATATGCCTAAGAGTGCGTCGACATTGTGACTAACTGTGAGAGTAAAGTATGGGAGGCAAAGGGCGATTGTTCGGTTAAGTGTGCACAGTAATGCATGGTGTTTGTAGTTACGATGGTGGTATTTCGCGTTCCATTGTGTGTGGTAAAacgtgtaaaatatatttatatgttgttgaataaattaacatttaaattaaaaattgaatttatttaaaatgttccccgttataagtttttaatgaaatgtcTTACAGTTTGTTCCGATACTCTCTATTTAATTGAAGAGTATACGAAATTTTGttcaattaaaatgattaatgtTAGTGGGTTCTGtcaaagcaattttcacgTTTTTACCTCACATGTATTGTATGATATCGTGATTGATTTTCAAGATGTTAACTAATCCATAACATTCTCCCTTCTCATTGTCACAAAACTAATTAAGGATGCTCAACATGTTTAAATGGTACACTACCACCACCGTTTGTTTAATAAGGTACGTCCCGATGTGTCTtatatttcattcaaatttgTGTCATaagtatatgtatttaatcaaTTGTATGTGTCACTAATTTAGATGTTGTAAATATAACTGCACTAGTGCCAAAAGTCCTTTAAATCacctgttttattatttttatttctgaaaTGAGGATGTTAtggatacatttttataacgtAGGAAGGATAAATTTCAGAGTAATTGCTTTCGTGAGTAGCTTTTAATGTACATTTTGAAAgcctaaatttatttaaagtaaatgcATGaagagtttttatttgtttttttttttatgaaattcttcAGTGGCGGTTTTGAAAATGGCGTTTGAAGGATTTCTGTTAGTGAAATGTTTAGTTGCCATAACCACTAGTCTTATTGTATTGGCACTGGTGTTTGGATCGCTTTATTTAGTTCATATTCTAATACTTGGTTCTTGAATTCTATACAGAAAAAATCAAACAAGCGACGTGCCAGCAGCAGACAATCCAGCCGGGAGAGGTATGTTAaacgattatatttttaatttttctaggaaaataataagtaatatagcTTTCGAAAGgcaattcaaaattttaaatatttaccaaaataaataaatatacatagtaaaatatttttcagttCACCTGAAAAGcaagagaaagaaaaatactCTGAACGGCCCAGTGAGATTCAAGATGAAAGGGGAAAGTACCGTGACCGGGAAGACCGAAATCACAGATTAGACGACAATAAAAGATCGGGACAAAGTACTAACAGAGTCCGCGACAGGAGCCCATCTTATGAACGGCAATCTCCAGAAATTAGATCGCCGGAAAGAAAGCAAAAATCATATATTACtaaaatagaaaacaaaaagaaaattgacaAAGATGAATTTGATCTTGAAAAGCCAACAGAAAAGAATAAGCGGGATCGACGTCGATCACCGTCGTCTGATTATGAAACAATTCCAAAGAAAAGTGACAAGCGCGACAATAGAGGTTCTAGTGGGTCTCCGCCACCAGAGAAGAGACGACGACGCAGTCCTTCCTATAATAAAAGAGAAGATCTATACTCACGAGAATCAAAACGAGATGACTCATACTATCAAAAAGAATCTAAGAGAGACAATTATCATAAAGAATCTACAAAAGATGAATCCTATCCAAAATCATCTAAAAGGGATAATGAAAGATATCATCGTGATAAATCTTATGAGAATAAAAGATCTATAAGAAAAAGCATGTCTCCAGATTACAGACGAAAAGATAGCAACAGAAAAGACGAGCGACCGGAAGAAAGAAAAAGATCCGATGTTGAAAAGGGGAATTATAAAAGTGAGCGCTATGAAAGATCTCGTAATAATAGAGATGTTGATGATTTAAAGCGAAAACGAAAAAGAAGTAGAAGCGCATCTGAAGAAAGGAGAAAATCTCGAGAAGTTTCTCCAAaaaacagtaataataataaatcttatataaaGGATGATCATAAAGAACCAGaaagatattataaaaacgcaaGAAAAGAAAGATCTCACTCACGCGATTCTAGTTTAGATTCTCCGCCCCGGCAAAGGCAAAGCACTGTTACTAAAGTAACAAAGGATACCTATTACAAAGAGAGAGATCAAACTCCTTCAAACGACCGCAAAAAACGTAGTCCTTCACATGATAATTCTAGGAAAAGCTCTACGCCTCGTAATATTGATAGAAAATCAGAGAAATCCAAAGCATTGGCTAAAGTAATTGATGCTAAGCGTGGCCGAAGCAGGTCCCCTAGAAAATCTCCTGTATCCCGCGAAAATGATCGGATTTCTAAAGAGAAAAGAAGGCACTCTCGGAGTAAATCTAAATCAATGTCCCCTTTAAAACGCGCTtctaaaaaagacaaaaagaGTATTACGCCAACCAGGAAGTCTGATAGACGTACTTCCTCTCCCAAAGTAGATCGCCGTGAGGGTAAACGAGCGGCAAGTTCTAAAGAAAAACATGAAAAAGATAAAGATGTTAAAGAATCTCAAAAGGAAAGATCAAAGTCGCGATCAGACCCAAAGAGCAGAAGCTCTTCGAGTCTTAGCTATTCACCAGCACGTCGAAGCCCAGAGCGCTATCGAGACATCATCGAGAAATTGCCTGAAAaggataaaagaaaatatattaaatcccCGTCGGATTTACAAccaaagaaaaagaaaaacaaggAAGATTATAAACCAAAAACATGCATGAGGAGTTCTTCGAGTGAAAACGACGATTCTGAAGAAGATTTTCTTCGAATGGACCTTCACGCGCGTCAAGAGGAATTGAATATGAAGGAATTGGATAAACTTAAGCAACGATTGGCTAAACTGACCAAAGCCACGATGGAACGTATTAGGAACGAGGAATTGAGTGGTCCGTCCACTTCAGAAGGACGTAGTGAACAGAAGCTAGAATGGGAGATTGAAAGTAAATCCCCAAAGGAAGCTGAGGATGAAATTAAAAGTCAATCAATCAAGTCAATCAGTCCTGTGAAGATTGACAGCTTAAGGAAGGAAAGCCCATTGCACGTTGAGAGCTCTAATGCGAAAGATGGGAAGAAGAGTAAGTCCCGTAGTTGGTCGCGAACCTCGTCACGGTCACGTTCAAGGTCAAAGTCGCGGTCTCGGTCAAAATCTAGAGTGAAGTCTTCGCGGTCACGGTCGAAGAGCCGAGTGAAGTCATCACGGTCGCGGACTCCGTCAGGATCACGGTCACGTTCCAGGTCCTCGCGTTCAAGATCTAGATCCTACTCATCGTCAAGGTATTACTAACTGAGTAGTAAGAAAATGTCGTACAAATTATTAGAGCATAGTATAGCGTTATTTACTTTACTTCATACTTAAGAAATTTCTATATTACagctaaattatattacaaaaaatctaataaaataacaacttTGATACCCAAATACGAATTATTGAACAGTAAATTATGTTCGCTAAATATTCCTTTGGTTGCACATCTTTAATTTTTCTGGACTATGGTTAGAGCCTGACTAACCAGAGCAACAACAGTCCTAAATTACCTTTTTTGGTATTTTTGcgtaaataagaattataatacTATTTCTAGTAACCCTATCTATACCATAAACATTCCCGTAGCCAAATCCATTCtgagttttgttttatagatCTCGTTCTTCTCGATCCAGCTCGTACAGCAGCAGAAGTTCTTCTCGATCTTCGCGTAGTTCGTCCCGATCAACGCGATCTTCGAGGTAATATCTTCAAATaccaattaaaactatttcacAGCTTAATTATTACACTCAACGTCTACTATCTaattatataggtattttaggtatataaaatgactgcactcaatttaatttaggttaacaagtttttttatattcaaatgatGATCatacaatagttttattaatataggtaatAGTAAAACATGTAAGGTTGGtatcacaaaatataaataaatagatttccCCAAATTCagttttaacaattattttcatttgtgaAAATTCACCTACAGACATACctcattcataaaaaaaaaccgtcTTCGCactgtttcaactaaagtgcTCATTTGTCTCCTTTTATTACAACGTAAGCACAATTTGAAAgagatatatttagtttaaatgaataaaggGTTTTATATCCTCATAAAATACTGTGTATGTTAAATTCCTTTACACTAATGTATATAAATGCCCGATCattatataactaataaattatgagtaactaaaaacaattaacgCAAGCACTAATAATTTGATACTAAACGCGATCGTTGATACACATACGTAATCAGAACAATGACGGGCGTGTACGCGGATTACCGCAGATCGAGTTCGACGCGCTCCAAGTCGCGCTCACCGTCGATCCCGCGACGGGCGGGATCCCCCAGCTTCCTCGATAGGAGGCGGATCACGAGGTAGCACGGGCTGTCTTTTTGCTCTCATCGCTGATATTATTGTAATCTTCATATTAGGTcatgttcaagtattacgtagaaagttttttatataagtccAAAAACTAATGTCTAATCGCACCTTGATGTactcatctgtctcttttcgtCACAGCGCAATCACAATTTGACAGTAAGAGACAAAAGAGTTACTTTTATGAAGgtggataaatataaaataaattgagcACGTAAATTCCACATGTTTGAATTTattgatgtattattaatcGAATCTAATCAATGTTGCAGACCTTATACCCGTCAAAATTAAGCAATACAAAACCCctttacgtaatacttgaacgcgtTTTAGTTGGAATAAAGTTGtacaagaaataattataaaacctcAATAAAAACACCATTTggataacaaatattatatttgaccTCGAAGTCAGTTCTAAGcttagcattttttatatattaatattttaatagatttttttatttcttctttatGAATCTTTGTCGACTTTTTAatgagattttatattttaaaggacGTATTTTTGATCTTGTATAGCTTTTTCTGAATGACTactatattaaatgatttttttaatttgaaagttGGATTTACTgcaaataatattagcgtaAGAGCACTGTGTCGCACATTTTCTGTCACACGATTTCTTTTAATAGCGATATTGACATTATGTTTCAATTCGTATAGCCGCTAGAGTATCGACCGGCATAATGTCAATGTCTAGAGTgttttagatgtttttttttgagtGCAGCTTGTTCATGCTAACTAGAGTTATGCTTCATTAAATgtcgtaatattttttactcttaCTACCATTTGCTACTTTTAACTACGATTAGTCACGCGGaagtagtaaaaaaatattacgatgTTCATTTTTTTCCTTTGCTGTTGTGTCACaagttgtttttctttatttatagaaaaaagtcACGCAAATATAGCACCGGTTCTGAAGATTCTTCTAGTAGTCGCTGAATGCAGTTTTaggacatttttaaattaataatatgtatatcaagaaaattaaataacattgtaAAGAagtttgtctaaaaaaaacatttttaattatatcgggttattttctttacaatgtccgccttttaaataaacttcaatGAAGGCATTTTATAAGAAatcatttttaagttttttctgCTTGTGGTTATGTATTTCTAACACAgtccatttaaaattaatattgaaaattacCATGTGTGAGAgttgattaatatttttgtgacACTTTCTTACTAAtgggtattaattattactaggttattgtaaataataatagatgaATTAATTGTGAGTCACTTTAGTTATATTATGCATTTAGAAAATCATAAAGACctagtttattttctttaatgaaCCTTAAAAAGAAATGTTACTGAAGAGTTAACGGAATTTTTTCTTTCCTAGCGCACCAATTATAGACGTAACTTATTCCTCCaagaaatacaaatacagGCGAAGATGACCACgtaatcatattatttaggGATAAGTGACAGTGTTGCCAGTTGTAGAAATTGTTCTATTTTATGGACATTAGTTTCaagtgtgtgtttttgttcaatatttgtgttattaaagtttattgtacaatattatgtttttattttatttacttgcaTGGTAGAGATCGAGCTTTATCATACACTCCAGTAATGTTATtgatacattttcttttgttccTGTATTGCTAGT from Pieris napi chromosome 12, ilPieNapi1.2, whole genome shotgun sequence includes these protein-coding regions:
- the LOC125054724 gene encoding serine/arginine repetitive matrix protein 2 isoform X4; the encoded protein is MYNGIGLQTARGSGTNGYVQRNWASVRRTKDSVNYRTEEEIAKLDSASNKQPNQEILDHERKRKIEVKCTELEDKLEEQGLPNEEIAARVAAFRAKLSESSGDKDVQKDEYGRVAVRETHAVAEAQQEKNARLRDAFGISPRFVEGTSLDPERRAREEAQKYPLVRTPSHEKEQRDQASKKKKKRSASPEVKKSKKKKSKKNKKEKNESSKKKKKRSKSSDSESSSSSEGSDSESSADDRQKKKKKKKSNKRRASSRQSSRESSPEKQEKEKYSERPSEIQDERGKYRDREDRNHRLDDNKRSGQSTNRVRDRSPSYERQSPEIRSPERKQKSYITKIENKKKIDKDEFDLEKPTEKNKRDRRRSPSSDYETIPKKSDKRDNRGSSGSPPPEKRRRRSPSYNKREDLYSRESKRDDSYYQKESKRDNYHKESTKDESYPKSSKRDNERYHRDKSYENKRSIRKSMSPDYRRKDSNRKDERPEERKRSDVEKGNYKSERYERSRNNRDVDDLKRKRKRSRSASEERRKSREVSPKNSNNNKSYIKDDHKEPERYYKNARKERSHSRDSSLDSPPRQRQSTVTKVTKDTYYKERDQTPSNDRKKRSPSHDNSRKSSTPRNIDRKSEKSKALAKVIDAKRGRSRSPRKSPVSRENDRISKEKRRHSRSKSKSMSPLKRASKKDKKSITPTRKSDRRTSSPKVDRREGKRAASSKEKHEKDKDVKESQKERSKSRSDPKSRSSSSLSYSPARRSPERYRDIIEKLPEKDKRKYIKSPSDLQPKKKKNKEDYKPKTCMRSSSSENDDSEEDFLRMDLHARQEELNMKELDKLKQRLAKLTKATMERIRNEELSGPSTSEGRSEQKLEWEIESKSPKEAEDEIKSQSIKSISPVKIDSLRKESPLHVESSNAKDGKKSKSRSWSRTSSRSRSRSKSRSRSKSRVKSSRSRSKSRVKSSRSRTPSGSRSRSRSSRSRSRSYSSSRSRSSRSSSYSSRSSSRSSRSSSRSTRSSRTMTGVYADYRRSSSTRSKSRSPSIPRRAGSPSFLDRRRITSARKRPIPYRRPTPSTPSSGSYYSSRTSERSWSQSPRPE
- the LOC125054724 gene encoding serine/arginine repetitive matrix protein 2 isoform X1 gives rise to the protein MYNGIGLQTARGSGTNGYVQRNWASVRRTKDSVNYRTEEEIAKLDSASNKQPNQEILDHERKRKIEVKCTELEDKLEEQGLPNEEIAARVAAFRAKLSESSGDKDVQKDEYGRVAVRETHAVAEAQQEKNARLRDAFGISPRFVEGTSLDPERRAREEAQKYPLVRTPSHEKEQRDQASKKKKKRSASPEVKKSKKKKSKKNKKEKNESSKKKKKRSKSSDSESSSSSEGSDSESSADDRQKKKKKKKSNKRRASSRQSSRESSPEKQEKEKYSERPSEIQDERGKYRDREDRNHRLDDNKRSGQSTNRVRDRSPSYERQSPEIRSPERKQKSYITKIENKKKIDKDEFDLEKPTEKNKRDRRRSPSSDYETIPKKSDKRDNRGSSGSPPPEKRRRRSPSYNKREDLYSRESKRDDSYYQKESKRDNYHKESTKDESYPKSSKRDNERYHRDKSYENKRSIRKSMSPDYRRKDSNRKDERPEERKRSDVEKGNYKSERYERSRNNRDVDDLKRKRKRSRSASEERRKSREVSPKNSNNNKSYIKDDHKEPERYYKNARKERSHSRDSSLDSPPRQRQSTVTKVTKDTYYKERDQTPSNDRKKRSPSHDNSRKSSTPRNIDRKSEKSKALAKVIDAKRGRSRSPRKSPVSRENDRISKEKRRHSRSKSKSMSPLKRASKKDKKSITPTRKSDRRTSSPKVDRREGKRAASSKEKHEKDKDVKESQKERSKSRSDPKSRSSSSLSYSPARRSPERYRDIIEKLPEKDKRKYIKSPSDLQPKKKKNKEDYKPKTCMRSSSSENDDSEEDFLRMDLHARQEELNMKELDKLKQRLAKLTKATMERIRNEELSGPSTSEGRSEQKLEWEIESKSPKEAEDEIKSQSIKSISPVKIDSLRKESPLHVESSNAKDGKKSKSRSWSRTSSRSRSRSKSRSRSKSRVKSSRSRSKSRVKSSRSRTPSGSRSRSRSSRSRSRSYSSSRSRSSRSSSYSSRSSSRSSRSSSRSTRSSRTMTGVYADYRRSSSTRSKSRSPSIPRRAGSPSFLDRRRITSYGFDKVHVKGRFPIGDLLHRHHLQEVTTAAEPQNAAGRNHRVPNKNKTNKR
- the LOC125054724 gene encoding serine/arginine repetitive matrix protein 2 isoform X10, translated to MYNGIGLQTARGSGTNGYVQRNWASVRRTKDSVNYRTEEEIAKLDSASNKQPNQEILDHERKRKIEVKCTELEDKLEEQGLPNEEIAARVAAFRAKLSESSGDKDVQKDEYGRVAVRETHAVAEAQQEKNARLRDAFGISPRFVEGTSLDPERRAREEAQKYPLVRTPSHEKEQRDQASKKKKKRSASPEVKKSKKKKSKKNKKEKNESSKKKKKRSKSSDSESSSSSEGSDSESSADDRQKKKKKKKSNKRRASSRQSSRESSPEKQEKEKYSERPSEIQDERGKYRDREDRNHRLDDNKRSGQSTNRVRDRSPSYERQSPEIRSPERKQKSYITKIENKKKIDKDEFDLEKPTEKNKRDRRRSPSSDYETIPKKSDKRDNRGSSGSPPPEKRRRRSPSYNKREDLYSRESKRDDSYYQKESKRDNYHKESTKDESYPKSSKRDNERYHRDKSYENKRSIRKSMSPDYRRKDSNRKDERPEERKRSDVEKGNYKSERYERSRNNRDVDDLKRKRKRSRSASEERRKSREVSPKNSNNNKSYIKDDHKEPERYYKNARKERSHSRDSSLDSPPRQRQSTVTKVTKDTYYKERDQTPSNDRKKRSPSHDNSRKSSTPRNIDRKSEKSKALAKVIDAKRGRSRSPRKSPVSRENDRISKEKRRHSRSKSKSMSPLKRASKKDKKSITPTRKSDRRTSSPKVDRREGKRAASSKEKHEKDKDVKESQKERSKSRSDPKSRSSSSLSYSPARRSPERYRDIIEKLPEKDKRKYIKSPSDLQPKKKKNKEDYKPKTCMRSSSSENDDSEEDFLRMDLHARQEELNMKELDKLKQRLAKLTKATMERIRNEELSGPSTSEGRSEQKLEWEIESKSPKEAEDEIKSQSIKSISPVKIDSLRKESPLHVESSNAKDGKKSKSRSWSRTSSRSRSRSKSRSRSKSRVKSSRSRSKSRVKSSRSRTPSGSRSRSRSSRSRSRSYSSSRSRSSRSSSYSSRSSSRSSRSSSRSTRSSSAPIIDVTYSSKKYKYRRR
- the LOC125054724 gene encoding peptidyl-prolyl cis-trans isomerase G isoform X2 — protein: MHRDRVSRREHNKIVFERLWRGTFQAVLAGPPRRPRASSHDPNPDMSMVPTLGHNECNMADSLEPALRTILAACLRPNNCCCRCNCASDRNHVNNFQVCPSAEERKNLRSVISVRETHAVAEAQQEKNARLRDAFGISPRFVEGTSLDPERRAREEAQKYPLVRTPSHEKEQRDQASKKKKKRSASPEVKKSKKKKSKKNKKEKNESSKKKKKRSKSSDSESSSSSEGSDSESSADDRQKKKKKKKSNKRRASSRQSSRESSPEKQEKEKYSERPSEIQDERGKYRDREDRNHRLDDNKRSGQSTNRVRDRSPSYERQSPEIRSPERKQKSYITKIENKKKIDKDEFDLEKPTEKNKRDRRRSPSSDYETIPKKSDKRDNRGSSGSPPPEKRRRRSPSYNKREDLYSRESKRDDSYYQKESKRDNYHKESTKDESYPKSSKRDNERYHRDKSYENKRSIRKSMSPDYRRKDSNRKDERPEERKRSDVEKGNYKSERYERSRNNRDVDDLKRKRKRSRSASEERRKSREVSPKNSNNNKSYIKDDHKEPERYYKNARKERSHSRDSSLDSPPRQRQSTVTKVTKDTYYKERDQTPSNDRKKRSPSHDNSRKSSTPRNIDRKSEKSKALAKVIDAKRGRSRSPRKSPVSRENDRISKEKRRHSRSKSKSMSPLKRASKKDKKSITPTRKSDRRTSSPKVDRREGKRAASSKEKHEKDKDVKESQKERSKSRSDPKSRSSSSLSYSPARRSPERYRDIIEKLPEKDKRKYIKSPSDLQPKKKKNKEDYKPKTCMRSSSSENDDSEEDFLRMDLHARQEELNMKELDKLKQRLAKLTKATMERIRNEELSGPSTSEGRSEQKLEWEIESKSPKEAEDEIKSQSIKSISPVKIDSLRKESPLHVESSNAKDGKKSKSRSWSRTSSRSRSRSKSRSRSKSRVKSSRSRSKSRVKSSRSRTPSGSRSRSRSSRSRSRSYSSSRSRSSRSSSYSSRSSSRSSRSSSRSTRSSRTMTGVYADYRRSSSTRSKSRSPSIPRRAGSPSFLDRRRITSYGFDKVHVKGRFPIGDLLHRHHLQEVTTAAEPQNAAGRNHRVPNKNKTNKR
- the LOC125054724 gene encoding serine/arginine repetitive matrix protein 2 isoform X11, with product MYNGIGLQTARGSGTNGYVQRNWASVRRTKDSVNYRTEEEIAKLDSASNKQPNQEILDHERKRKIEVKCTELEDKLEEQGLPNEEIAARVAAFRAKLSESSGDKDVQKDEYGRVAVRETHAVAEAQQEKNARLRDAFGISPRFVEGTSLDPERRAREEAQKYPLVRTPSHEKEQRDQASKKKKKRSASPEVKKSKKKKSKKNKKEKNESSKKKKKRSKSSDSESSSSSEGSDSESSADDRQKKKKKKKSNKRRASSRQSSRESSPEKQEKEKYSERPSEIQDERGKYRDREDRNHRLDDNKRSGQSTNRVRDRSPSYERQSPEIRSPERKQKSYITKIENKKKIDKDEFDLEKPTEKNKRDRRRSPSSDYETIPKKSDKRDNRGSSGSPPPEKRRRRSPSYNKREDLYSRESKRDDSYYQKESKRDNYHKESTKDESYPKSSKRDNERYHRDKSYENKRSIRKSMSPDYRRKDSNRKDERPEERKRSDVEKGNYKSERYERSRNNRDVDDLKRKRKRSRSASEERRKSREVSPKNSNNNKSYIKDDHKEPERYYKNARKERSHSRDSSLDSPPRQRQSTVTKVTKDTYYKERDQTPSNDRKKRSPSHDNSRKSSTPRNIDRKSEKSKALAKVIDAKRGRSRSPRKSPVSRENDRISKEKRRHSRSKSKSMSPLKRASKKDKKSITPTRKSDRRTSSPKVDRREGKRAASSKEKHEKDKDVKESQKERSKSRSDPKSRSSSSLSYSPARRSPERYRDIIEKLPEKDKRKYIKSPSDLQPKKKKNKEDYKPKTCMRSSSSENDDSEEDFLRMDLHARQEELNMKELDKLKQRLAKLTKATMERIRNEELSGPSTSEGRSEQKLEWEIESKSPKEAEDEIKSQSIKSISPVKIDSLRKESPLHVESSNAKDGKKSKSRSWSRTSSRSRSRSKSRSRSKSRVKSSRSRSKSRVKSSRSRTPSGSRSRSRSSRSRSRSYSSSRSRSSRSSSYSSRSSSRSSRSSSRSTRSSRKKSRKYSTGSEDSSSSR
- the LOC125054724 gene encoding peptidyl-prolyl cis-trans isomerase G isoform X13 is translated as MHRDRVSRREHNKIVFERLWRGTFQAVLAGPPRRPRASSHDPNPDMSMVPTLGHNECNMADSLEPALRTILAACLRPNNCCCRCNCASDRNHVNNFQVCPSAEERKNLRSVISVRETHAVAEAQQEKNARLRDAFGISPRFVEGTSLDPERRAREEAQKYPLVRTPSHEKEQRDQASKKKKKRSASPEVKKSKKKKSKKNKKEKNESSKKKKKRSKSSDSESSSSSEGSDSESSADDRQKKKKKKKSNKRRASSRQSSRESSPEKQEKEKYSERPSEIQDERGKYRDREDRNHRLDDNKRSGQSTNRVRDRSPSYERQSPEIRSPERKQKSYITKIENKKKIDKDEFDLEKPTEKNKRDRRRSPSSDYETIPKKSDKRDNRGSSGSPPPEKRRRRSPSYNKREDLYSRESKRDDSYYQKESKRDNYHKESTKDESYPKSSKRDNERYHRDKSYENKRSIRKSMSPDYRRKDSNRKDERPEERKRSDVEKGNYKSERYERSRNNRDVDDLKRKRKRSRSASEERRKSREVSPKNSNNNKSYIKDDHKEPERYYKNARKERSHSRDSSLDSPPRQRQSTVTKVTKDTYYKERDQTPSNDRKKRSPSHDNSRKSSTPRNIDRKSEKSKALAKVIDAKRGRSRSPRKSPVSRENDRISKEKRRHSRSKSKSMSPLKRASKKDKKSITPTRKSDRRTSSPKVDRREGKRAASSKEKHEKDKDVKESQKERSKSRSDPKSRSSSSLSYSPARRSPERYRDIIEKLPEKDKRKYIKSPSDLQPKKKKNKEDYKPKTCMRSSSSENDDSEEDFLRMDLHARQEELNMKELDKLKQRLAKLTKATMERIRNEELSGPSTSEGRSEQKLEWEIESKSPKEAEDEIKSQSIKSISPVKIDSLRKESPLHVESSNAKDGKKSKSRSWSRTSSRSRSRSKSRSRSKSRVKSSRSRSKSRVKSSRSRTPSGSRSRSRSSRSRSRSYSSSRSRSSRSSSYSSRSSSRSSRSSSRSTRSSRTMTGVYADYRRSSSTRSKSRSPSIPRRAGSPSFLDRRRITSARKRPIPYRRPTPSTPSSGSYYSSRTSERSWSQSPRPE